The DNA region CACCAGATCGAGGATTACGGGAGGTAAATCTATGACGAAGGATATATTTGAGTCGCTGAGGAAAGAAATAAAAAATGAGCCTTATGCCAATCACATGGGCATCAGGCTGCGGGACATTGGTCCCGGTTATGCGGTAATGGAAACAAGGTATTCAGAAAAAATGACAAACTTCGTCGGCCTGGTTCACGGAGGGGCGATCTTTTCTCTTATCGATGAAGCCTTCAGCGCCGCATCAAACTCTCATGGCACGGTTGCCGTGGCCTTAAACCTCAATGTTACCTTCCTTGCGTCTCCTGCGATTAATTCCCTTCTTGTCGTCGAAGCTAAGGAAGAAAGCAGGAGCAAGCGCATTGCAACCTATGCCATAGAGGTAGTTGAGAAAAATGACGCTGGAGATCGGAAGATAGCTGCCTGCCAGGCCGTCGTTTACCGGAAAGATCAAAAGTTATCCTTTCTGGAAGAGGAAACTACCTGAATCTGCGATTGCCGCAGACTGGATCGTGTCGCTTCCTCGTTTGGAGGGCAGCTTATAACAGTGCCGGTTCCGGAAGATCTTTAGTTCCTCCGAAACCGGCACACTAATCCAGATATTACTTAAACCTGAACCCTACTACTCAACAAGCTCCAGCAGATGGTACACCTTCTGGGGCATCTTGTTCTGCAACACATTGTCAATAAGGTTTATCATGCAGCCCGGACATGCCGTTACCACGATATCCGCCCCCGTCGCCTTGAT from Syntrophorhabdaceae bacterium includes:
- a CDS encoding PaaI family thioesterase: MTKDIFESLRKEIKNEPYANHMGIRLRDIGPGYAVMETRYSEKMTNFVGLVHGGAIFSLIDEAFSAASNSHGTVAVALNLNVTFLASPAINSLLVVEAKEESRSKRIATYAIEVVEKNDAGDRKIAACQAVVYRKDQKLSFLEEETT